In a genomic window of Prochlorococcus marinus subsp. marinus str. CCMP1375:
- the mraY gene encoding phospho-N-acetylmuramoyl-pentapeptide-transferase, which yields MNWKKYINRFKSRDLSENGLPTSILLIIGIIVVSIIVDLFIQKSLLLVPLISSIIISAIITKWGIIKLKKINCRQVVRKEGPSGHFQKSGTPSMGGIFIVPISLILTNLFALSNNTFSKQLVALSFLSLAYMLIGLIDDWQSITLKRNKGLSVKSKVILQTIVGIIFLVLIYSQDLNNTDILIFGNNTINLGLLFWPIALFILLAESNATNLTDGLDGLASGCGAIVFTGLAIELIIRGNNENYAIASFCITMAGAWLGFLIFNRKPAKVFMGDTGSLAMGASLAGVALLTNTLWSLLIMGVIFLAESVSVIIQVGVFKTTKKIIGKGYRVFNMAPLHHHFELEGTKETIIVQNFWLITICFVCMAIMLR from the coding sequence TTGAATTGGAAAAAATATATTAATAGATTTAAAAGTAGAGATTTGTCAGAAAATGGCTTACCTACGAGTATTTTATTGATTATTGGAATTATTGTAGTAAGTATAATTGTTGATTTATTTATACAAAAAAGCTTACTATTAGTTCCCTTAATTTCCTCAATAATTATTTCTGCAATAATAACAAAGTGGGGAATAATAAAACTAAAAAAAATTAACTGTAGACAAGTTGTTCGAAAAGAAGGTCCTAGTGGACATTTTCAAAAATCAGGAACTCCTAGCATGGGTGGAATTTTTATTGTCCCAATTAGTTTAATTCTGACAAACTTATTTGCATTAAGTAATAATACTTTTAGCAAGCAATTAGTTGCTCTATCATTTTTGAGCCTAGCCTATATGTTGATAGGTTTGATTGATGATTGGCAAAGTATTACATTAAAAAGAAACAAAGGTCTTAGCGTAAAAAGTAAAGTTATTCTGCAAACTATTGTTGGAATAATATTTTTGGTTCTCATTTATAGTCAAGATTTAAATAATACAGATATATTAATTTTTGGTAATAATACTATTAATCTAGGCTTGCTTTTTTGGCCTATAGCATTATTCATTTTATTGGCAGAAAGTAATGCAACTAATTTAACTGATGGACTTGATGGTTTAGCTAGTGGTTGTGGAGCAATTGTTTTCACCGGATTAGCAATTGAATTAATCATAAGAGGTAATAATGAAAACTATGCTATTGCTAGTTTCTGTATCACTATGGCAGGAGCCTGGTTAGGTTTCCTTATATTCAATCGAAAGCCAGCAAAAGTTTTCATGGGTGATACAGGTTCACTAGCTATGGGAGCATCATTGGCAGGAGTGGCTTTACTAACGAATACACTTTGGTCTTTACTAATAATGGGCGTTATTTTTCTTGCAGAATCAGTATCTGTAATTATTCAAGTTGGAGTATTCAAAACAACGAAAAAAATAATAGGAAAAGGCTATAGAGTTTTTAATATGGCTCCTCTTCATCATCATTTTGAACTAGAAGGAACCAAGGAAACTATTATCGTCCAAAATTTTTGGCTTATAACTATTTGCTTTGTATGTATGGCAATAATGCTACGTTGA
- a CDS encoding DUF3134 domain-containing protein: MSTLDTINPALTRYGRQEQAPVLPLREEPDLLSWLETSGRIISDESSALQEVSTVEEEELSALMGEKEDYKTEEEPTEDEWED, encoded by the coding sequence ATGAGCACTCTCGATACAATCAATCCGGCTCTAACTCGCTATGGGAGACAGGAGCAAGCCCCCGTCCTACCACTACGCGAGGAACCTGATCTTCTTAGTTGGCTAGAAACAAGTGGAAGAATCATTTCAGATGAATCATCTGCACTTCAAGAAGTTAGCACTGTAGAAGAAGAAGAGTTATCCGCTCTTATGGGAGAAAAAGAAGATTACAAAACTGAAGAAGAACCAACAGAAGACGAATGGGAAGACTAA
- a CDS encoding argininosuccinate synthase, with the protein MGDFQKVVLAYSGGVDTSACIPYLKNEYGVEEIIAFAADLGQGEELEVVRKKALLAGAKESLVDDLIEPFIHDFAFPAIRANALYEGRYPLSTALARPLIASRLVELAREMEAGAVAHGCTGKGNDQVRFDLAISSLAPHLKILTPAREWSMSRQELISYGEKFGIPAPVSKKSPYSIDLNLLGRSIEAGPLEDPFLAPREEVFQITSSIQESPDTPEEIEIQFEAGNPIAINGVTLDPVSIIKKANALAGRHGFGRIDMIENRVVGIKSREIYEAPGLMLLIKCHQEIESITLSADVLRTKVGIERQWADLVYQGFWFSPLKNALDAFIDRTQLDVNGSVKIQLFKGNATIQGRQSYSNSLYLPDIATYSAEDQYDHKSAEGFIYVWGLANRLWASINRDK; encoded by the coding sequence ATGGGAGATTTTCAGAAAGTTGTTCTTGCTTATTCTGGCGGAGTAGACACTAGTGCTTGTATTCCTTATTTAAAAAATGAATATGGAGTCGAAGAGATTATTGCTTTTGCAGCGGACTTGGGTCAGGGCGAAGAATTAGAAGTTGTTCGTAAAAAAGCTTTATTAGCAGGAGCAAAGGAATCTTTAGTTGATGATTTAATAGAACCTTTTATACATGATTTTGCATTTCCTGCTATTCGGGCAAATGCTCTTTATGAAGGTCGTTATCCATTATCAACAGCATTGGCAAGGCCTTTGATAGCAAGTCGCTTAGTTGAGTTGGCAAGAGAAATGGAAGCTGGTGCTGTTGCTCATGGTTGTACTGGAAAAGGCAATGATCAAGTTCGCTTTGATTTGGCTATTTCATCGCTTGCTCCGCATTTGAAGATATTAACCCCTGCAAGAGAGTGGTCCATGAGTAGACAGGAATTAATTTCTTATGGCGAGAAATTTGGCATTCCTGCCCCTGTAAGTAAAAAATCTCCATATTCGATTGATTTAAATCTTTTAGGGAGAAGTATTGAAGCTGGTCCATTGGAAGATCCCTTTTTGGCGCCTCGAGAGGAAGTGTTTCAGATTACTTCTTCAATTCAAGAGTCCCCTGATACTCCTGAAGAAATAGAAATTCAGTTTGAAGCAGGAAATCCAATTGCAATCAATGGAGTTACTTTGGACCCCGTAAGCATTATCAAAAAGGCAAATGCATTGGCTGGAAGGCATGGTTTTGGTCGAATAGATATGATAGAAAATCGAGTTGTAGGAATAAAAAGTAGAGAAATTTACGAGGCTCCAGGTCTTATGCTTTTAATAAAATGTCATCAAGAGATTGAAAGCATTACTTTGTCTGCAGATGTTTTAAGAACAAAAGTAGGTATTGAGCGGCAATGGGCTGATTTGGTTTATCAAGGTTTTTGGTTTAGTCCTTTAAAAAATGCTTTGGATGCTTTTATTGATCGTACACAACTTGATGTTAACGGATCAGTAAAAATTCAATTATTTAAAGGCAATGCTACTATCCAAGGAAGACAATCATATTCTAATAGTTTATATTTACCTGATATTGCTACCTATAGTGCAGAAGATCAATATGATCATAAATCTGCAGAGGGATTTATTTATGTTTGGGGCCTTGCTAATCGTCTATGGGCTTCAATTAATAGGGACAAATAG
- a CDS encoding glycosyltransferase, which translates to MGLKLLHLHLHGLIRSHDLELGRDSDTGGQTLYVLELVKELAASLEVDQVDLVTRLIQDRRLASDYSRPRERIAPSANIIRIPFGPKRYLRKELLWPYLDQLVDQLIDQLKQAKTLPDWIHAHYADAGYVGALVSSRLGIPFVFTGHSLGREKKRRLLESGMDHLQIENTYSISRRIGAEELALANANLVVTSTFQEANEQYSRYKNFVSKQAKTIPPGVDLRRFNTISKPNEFEEVQDLFAPFLRKPNLPPLLAISRAVRRKNIPALIEAFGRSPLLRQKHNLVLILGTRTDMKLLDKQQKDVFQQIFELVDKYQLYGQVAYPKFHRRDQIAPIYRWASKLEGLFVNPALTEPFGLTLLEAAACGLPMAATDDGGPKDILSSCRNGLLFDATDLDVLQNTLELAGSNKKLWQQWSSRGIDGIKKYYSWNSHVSKYLSLMKNQFNLSSTQSLAQVIPLSGIRAS; encoded by the coding sequence ATGGGTTTAAAACTCCTTCATCTTCATTTACATGGCTTAATTAGGTCACATGATCTTGAATTGGGTAGAGATTCAGATACAGGTGGGCAAACTTTATATGTTTTAGAACTTGTTAAAGAGTTGGCTGCTTCATTAGAAGTCGATCAAGTTGATTTAGTAACTCGATTAATACAAGATCGAAGGCTAGCTTCAGATTATTCTCGGCCTCGTGAACGAATTGCCCCTAGTGCAAACATAATTCGAATTCCGTTTGGCCCTAAAAGATATCTCCGTAAAGAATTATTGTGGCCTTATCTTGATCAATTGGTTGATCAGTTAATTGATCAATTGAAACAAGCTAAAACATTACCTGATTGGATACATGCTCATTATGCAGATGCAGGTTATGTAGGGGCTTTAGTCAGCAGTCGTTTAGGTATTCCATTTGTATTTACTGGACATTCATTAGGAAGAGAAAAAAAGCGTCGCTTATTAGAATCAGGAATGGATCATTTGCAAATCGAAAATACTTATTCTATTAGCAGAAGAATTGGTGCAGAAGAATTGGCTTTAGCAAATGCCAATTTGGTAGTCACTAGTACCTTTCAAGAAGCCAATGAACAATATTCGAGATATAAGAATTTTGTTTCTAAACAAGCTAAGACTATTCCTCCTGGTGTGGATCTTCGTAGATTCAACACAATCTCTAAGCCTAATGAGTTTGAGGAAGTTCAGGATTTATTCGCCCCCTTTCTACGAAAACCAAATTTGCCACCATTATTAGCTATCTCCAGAGCTGTAAGAAGAAAAAATATTCCAGCCTTAATTGAAGCTTTTGGTCGCTCTCCTCTCTTACGTCAGAAGCATAATCTTGTACTTATTTTAGGAACACGTACTGATATGAAATTGCTTGATAAACAACAAAAGGATGTTTTCCAACAGATTTTTGAATTAGTTGATAAATATCAATTATATGGGCAAGTTGCGTACCCTAAGTTTCACCGACGAGATCAGATTGCTCCTATTTATAGATGGGCATCTAAATTAGAAGGTTTATTTGTTAACCCTGCATTAACTGAACCTTTTGGATTAACTTTACTTGAAGCAGCAGCTTGTGGATTGCCTATGGCTGCAACCGACGATGGTGGTCCTAAAGATATTTTGTCTAGTTGTAGAAATGGATTGCTTTTTGACGCTACTGATTTAGATGTATTGCAAAACACTCTTGAATTGGCTGGCTCTAATAAGAAATTGTGGCAACAATGGAGTAGCAGGGGAATTGATGGAATAAAAAAATATTATAGTTGGAATTCACATGTTTCAAAATATCTGTCTCTTATGAAAAATCAATTTAATTTATCTTCGACTCAATCATTGGCACAAGTTATTCCCTTATCTGGTATTAGGGCAAGTTGA
- a CDS encoding Tic20 family protein, protein MITILDKIISVFLYMLPWSDALKYGNNIFQNFPLSKIFIIPTLPIFIIERSLPIGSFLVFLLLFIGIAKNPRVSYFIRFNAMQALLLKLILIIFNYLEILFIQLSGSFFRLDILEIIIFISSLAIVIYASTQCIRGIEPDIPGISASAKMQI, encoded by the coding sequence ATGATTACAATCTTAGACAAAATTATAAGTGTATTTTTATATATGCTTCCTTGGAGTGATGCACTTAAATACGGAAATAATATTTTCCAAAATTTCCCATTATCAAAGATTTTTATAATACCTACATTGCCAATATTTATTATTGAAAGAAGTCTCCCTATTGGAAGTTTTCTAGTATTTCTATTGCTTTTTATAGGGATAGCAAAAAATCCAAGAGTTTCATATTTCATAAGATTTAATGCTATGCAGGCACTTCTACTAAAACTAATTCTAATAATCTTTAACTATCTAGAAATCTTATTCATTCAATTATCTGGAAGTTTTTTCAGACTTGATATTCTAGAAATAATAATATTTATAAGTAGTCTTGCGATAGTAATTTATGCAAGCACCCAATGTATAAGAGGAATCGAACCAGATATTCCAGGAATTAGTGCTTCAGCAAAAATGCAGATTTGA